The genome window ATATCGTGCCTTCATCTTTTGATTATACTTCACAAAGACCAGATCATTTAGTCGTTTTTGTGCAAGTCTATTCCTTTTTTTGGTGTGAATCTACAACCATTTATGAAAACTAAGTATTAGACTATAGTGAATAATTAAACCATTGTAATTTTCTATGAAATAAAGTAGTTCATCAAAGGATAAGATCTACTTATTATACTTCAAAACTCACCTGCTCAAACACACTCCAATTGCGCTCACAACCACATGCACTACAAGTCAAGCTCAAGATTCTTATAGCTAACTGTTGCAAATTCGGAGTTGAGCTCCCATACAAACTCCACCATTCagctatgttaaaaaaataagtataagtaatgatatatgatatatcatagaagttagattttttttttttttggtaaaaagtgCCACTGTACTAGTCATTATAAGTTAGATATAAATGCTTTCTTACCTGGAGCCCTTGTCTTTCTTGATCTTTTAGCCAATTCAATGCCAAAGAGTCCTTCAGCTTTCTTATAGATGGGTAGCTCAGCCATGATCTTGTCCTGAATTTCAGCAGTAGGAACTAGTCTTTGTATGCAAGCATACAATCCTGTTGTAATTTCATGATTTGTTGCTATGTTATCATCAAAATAGAAGTACTCAGGATTCAAGAAATGACCCGCTGCATGCAAAGGCCGATGTAATTGACATTCCCATCTCTCatcaatgattttaaaaatatttgaataccTTTCTTCATTCTCATTAAAAGCTTTTATAATAGCTTCTTTAGCCCTATCCATTGCCTCATATATGTAACCCATAGCTGGTTTTCTCTCATTATCAACAAGGCGAAGAACCCGAACAAGAGGGCCCATAACTTTAAGAATGTAAACTATAGAATTCCAAAAAGAAGGCATCAAAATCGTTTCTACTACTCGTTTAGCATTTGCTTCCTTTGCCCATCTACTACGAACCCACTCCTCAGAAGTAAACATGGCCCTTAGGTTATGCTTTTGCTTATGAATGGATTTTATTGTAAGATATGAAGggcaaaacctagtttttccaGCCCTAACCAGCTCTCTTTGTTTTGTGTATTCTCTCATCATATTTAAGACACCTCCATGGTTGTAGATATATCCAGTCAATTGAATGGCCCTTTCTAAAGTTTTGCAATTCTAGGAATTTTCCCAATGTCCTCTAATATAAGGTCAATGCAGTGTGCAGCACATGGAGTCCAATACAAATTTGGCCTTTTTGCTTCCGACAACTTCCCAGCCAACACATAATTAGATCCATTATCCGATACTACTTGGACTACATTAGCCTCCCCAATTTGTTCTACAAATGTATCAAGTAATTCAAAAGTTTTTTCCCCAGTTTTCATAAAAGATGATGCATCAATTGACTTCACAAACATGGTTCCAAATGGGCAATTCACCAAAAAGTTAATCAAGGTCCTATTGGTTCTACTAGTCCACCCATCAGACATAATAGAACaaccatatttcttccaatCTTGCTTGTGATTACTCAATAACTCATTTGTATAAGCCACCTCCTTTTTGAGAATTGGAACTCTTAACTCATGGTAACTAGGAGGCTTCATATTTGGACCATACTGCCCAATAGCTTCAATTGCCCATTTAAATTCATCTAAGCGAGCAACATTGAATGGTATACCAGCTAGATAAAATAGCCAGCCAATATACTGACAAGCTTGTGCTCTTTTCTCTTTGTCAAGTTTATCATTGATGTTAGTTTGCTTCATCTTACCCTGTT of Quercus lobata isolate SW786 chromosome 8, ValleyOak3.0 Primary Assembly, whole genome shotgun sequence contains these proteins:
- the LOC115956954 gene encoding uncharacterized protein LOC115956954, with amino-acid sequence MASDNGRRKDPGWKYNYLANVEDKNAVTCLFCNKVTKGGIHRAKQHQVGNFKNSTKCLKCPDHVREELAQYMAEKKSDKENYDKMPDFDDIDNMIEIEDVFDDEVEEVEVIQKRKKSCSSKGGVGSSTQLRTMKLMPKSKKLKGPMDYFVRLKPKKVVALRKQGKMKQTNINDKLDKEKRAQACQYIGWLFYLAGIPFNVARLDEFKWAIEAIGQYGPNMKPPSYHELRVPILKKEVAYTNELLSNHKQDWKKYGCSIMSDGWTSRTNRTLINFLVNCPFGTMFVKSIDASSFMKTGEKTFELLDTFVEQIGEANVVQVVSDNGSNYVLAGKLSEAKRPNLYWTPCAAHCIDLILEDIGKIPRIAKL
- the LOC115956953 gene encoding uncharacterized protein LOC115956953 — its product is MFTSEEWVRSRWAKEANAKRVVETILMPSFWNSIVYILKVMGPLVRVLRLVDNERKPAMGYIYEAMDRAKEAIIKAFNENEERYSNIFKIIDERWECQLHRPLHAAGHFLNPEYFYFDDNIATNHEITTGLYACIQRLVPTAEIQDKIMAELPIYKKAEGLFGIELAKRSRKTRAPAEWWSLYGSSTPNLQQLAIRILSLTCSACGCERNWSVFEQIHTKKRNRLAQKRLNDLVFVKYNQKMKARYDKHDVIDPISLDDIDESNEWLLGEMGVEPSMNVEDELVFDDDDDGLTWGVVARAAGEDVDSDSDETEEENVDGYKSGSSGFESDGNLSEDSNDDL